From a region of the Candidatus Methanoperedens sp. genome:
- a CDS encoding radical SAM protein, which translates to MTSVLLIYPYFNPPNNRSIFRFPPLGVGYVASSLRNAGYDVEILDCTFMNREDAMKAARACGADVAGIYCMVTMREECIRFARALRNKCDLLVAGGPLPSCDPLPFMEDFDVVVRGEGEKAMAEVVRAYESGSDFESVQGIVCRRKNTMRGEKSTAAIVFTASRKLEAHLDEIAFPARDLLQNNKYIGYSKRRFGHATTTIITTRGCPFRCEFCSNAVFGISYRERSPENVLLEVEEALSYGYDRIHFADDVFTLNRERILKFCEEIRKRELDFKWECLGRVDSIDREIAALMKEAGCDRIFFGIESGNDRILKMMKKKITVDNARRAVEAAHSAGIRTGAFFILCYPGETDDTVLDTLSFSTSLPLDYLSFTVPYPLPGTLLYERVKHRIKKEWKVPEGIWDHVLIYDDEFSEIKMNFAILKGQAQFGMRRKLGSFAVKPFEMLTDAVFRVMK; encoded by the coding sequence AGTCTCAGGAATGCAGGGTACGATGTTGAAATACTTGACTGCACCTTCATGAACAGAGAGGATGCGATGAAGGCTGCCCGTGCTTGTGGCGCAGATGTGGCTGGGATATACTGCATGGTGACAATGCGTGAGGAGTGCATAAGGTTTGCAAGAGCCTTACGGAACAAGTGTGACCTTCTTGTTGCAGGCGGGCCACTGCCGTCGTGCGATCCCCTTCCCTTTATGGAGGATTTCGATGTTGTGGTCAGGGGAGAAGGGGAAAAGGCAATGGCAGAGGTAGTCCGTGCTTATGAAAGCGGCAGCGATTTTGAATCCGTACAGGGAATCGTATGCAGGAGAAAGAACACGATGAGAGGAGAAAAAAGTACGGCTGCAATTGTTTTCACAGCCTCAAGAAAATTAGAGGCACATCTTGATGAAATAGCGTTTCCCGCGAGGGATTTACTCCAGAACAACAAATACATCGGGTATTCGAAGAGAAGGTTCGGGCATGCTACCACCACGATAATCACGACAAGGGGCTGTCCGTTCAGATGCGAGTTCTGCAGCAACGCGGTCTTCGGTATTTCATATCGTGAGAGGTCGCCTGAGAATGTGCTTCTTGAGGTGGAAGAGGCGCTCTCATATGGATATGACCGCATCCACTTTGCAGATGACGTATTTACGCTTAACAGGGAAAGAATTCTTAAGTTTTGCGAGGAGATCAGGAAGCGAGAGCTTGATTTCAAATGGGAATGCCTGGGCAGGGTGGACTCCATCGACAGGGAGATTGCAGCTTTGATGAAGGAGGCGGGTTGCGACAGGATATTCTTCGGGATAGAATCCGGCAATGACAGGATATTGAAGATGATGAAAAAAAAAATCACGGTAGATAATGCGCGCAGGGCTGTGGAGGCTGCCCATTCGGCTGGGATTCGCACGGGGGCTTTTTTCATTCTCTGTTATCCCGGGGAGACCGATGACACAGTGCTCGATACTTTAAGTTTTTCCACATCCCTTCCTCTTGATTACCTTTCATTCACAGTGCCCTATCCACTGCCCGGTACTCTCCTTTATGAGAGGGTGAAGCACAGGATTAAAAAGGAATGGAAAGTCCCGGAGGGTATTTGGGACCATGTGCTTATCTATGACGATGAATTCTCCGAGATAAAAATGAATTTTGCGATTCTTAAAGGGCAGGCGCAGTTCGGGATGAGAAGGAAATTAGGGAGCTTTGCTGTGAAACCTTTTGAGATGCTGACGGATGCTGTTTTTAGGGTTATGAAGTAG
- the gatB gene encoding Asp-tRNA(Asn)/Glu-tRNA(Gln) amidotransferase subunit GatB, with the protein MYENPDGVKIGLEVHVQLNKLRTKVFCGCTTDYHNDPPNSHVCPVCLGLPGAMPVINKKAVEAAIKVGLALRCKIEEHTQFYRKNYYYPDLPKGFQITQYDFPISSQGYITIEGEGGEHTVRITRAHLEEDPGRLVHEGTIEKSKYTLIDYNRSGMALLEVVSEPDLRSPKEARRYLDKLRNILEYLDVFDGNLEGALRVDANISIMGGQRAEIKNISSHKGAERALLYEIVRQKNVLRRGGVVVLETRHFDEAREITLSMRSKEEAHDYRYFPEPDLVPLKISGWAPAIKETLPELPDARRMRFVEQYGIMDDHAKALTSEIRLAEFYEDVAKRAAPKMAAVWICDVLKGELNYRDASFNVYKEPPNCWNCGKRMFLENDRFNCACGAFRDKNNIFIIRTQKPETPERELTSKDMLDILDFLLNNKISEDGAVETIRAILEKAIPKVPSKEKVSEIVKEKGLLKVEGNIVETAALEAIKENPQAVADYRAGKEKALNSLVGAVMKKTKGRADARAAREVLLGKLGK; encoded by the coding sequence ATGTATGAAAATCCTGACGGCGTGAAAATCGGGCTTGAGGTGCACGTGCAGTTGAACAAACTCAGGACCAAGGTATTCTGCGGATGTACCACCGATTATCACAACGACCCACCTAACTCCCATGTGTGCCCTGTGTGCCTGGGGCTTCCCGGCGCCATGCCTGTGATAAATAAAAAGGCAGTGGAAGCAGCCATAAAAGTTGGACTGGCTCTCCGCTGCAAGATAGAGGAGCATACGCAGTTTTATCGAAAGAACTACTATTATCCCGACCTTCCGAAAGGCTTCCAGATAACGCAGTATGATTTCCCGATTTCAAGCCAGGGCTATATCACCATAGAGGGCGAGGGCGGGGAACATACAGTCAGGATTACACGTGCCCATCTGGAAGAAGACCCGGGAAGGCTTGTGCATGAGGGCACAATCGAGAAATCAAAGTATACGCTTATCGATTACAACCGCTCAGGAATGGCGCTTCTTGAGGTTGTGAGCGAGCCAGACCTCAGGAGCCCGAAAGAGGCGCGGCGATATCTCGACAAGCTTCGAAACATACTTGAATATCTCGACGTTTTCGACGGCAATCTTGAAGGCGCCTTGCGTGTGGATGCCAATATCTCCATAATGGGAGGGCAGCGCGCCGAGATCAAGAATATAAGCTCGCATAAAGGGGCAGAGCGGGCGCTGCTGTATGAAATCGTGAGGCAGAAGAACGTGCTGCGCCGCGGCGGCGTTGTGGTGCTGGAGACGCGCCATTTTGATGAGGCGCGGGAGATCACACTTTCCATGCGTTCTAAGGAAGAGGCGCACGACTACCGCTATTTCCCTGAGCCTGACCTCGTGCCCCTCAAGATTTCAGGATGGGCGCCCGCGATAAAGGAGACGCTGCCAGAGCTGCCGGATGCGAGGCGGATGAGGTTTGTGGAGCAGTATGGGATTATGGATGACCATGCCAAGGCGCTGACATCTGAGATTAGGCTGGCAGAATTTTATGAAGATGTAGCAAAGAGAGCAGCCCCCAAAATGGCTGCCGTGTGGATATGCGATGTGCTGAAAGGCGAATTGAATTACCGTGATGCATCTTTTAATGTCTACAAAGAGCCACCGAATTGTTGGAATTGCGGCAAAAGAATGTTCTTGGAAAATGATAGATTTAATTGTGCATGTGGGGCATTTAGGGATAAAAATAATATTTTTATTATTCGAACACAAAAACCAGAAACCCCTGAGCGTGAACTAACATCAAAAGATATGTTAGATATACTTGATTTCTTGTTAAACAATAAAATCTCAGAAGATGGTGCAGTAGAAACCATAAGAGCCATTCTTGAGAAAGCCATACCGAAAGTGCCATCGAAGGAAAAAGTTAGTGAAATAGTTAAAGAAAAGGGATTGCTAAAAGTGGAAGGGAACATCGTGGAGACCGCGGCGCTTGAGGCGATAAAGGAGAACCCACAGGCTGTGGCTGATTACAGAGCCGGAAAGGAAAAGGCGCTCAACTCGCTTGTGGGCGCGGTGATGAAGAAGACAAAGGGCAGGGCAGATGCGCGGGCGGCGAGGGAAGTGCTGCTGGGGAAGCTGGGAAAGTAA
- a CDS encoding AbrB/MazE/SpoVT family DNA-binding domain-containing protein: protein MTTVTVTRHAQITIPKKIREALGIRGGEKVDVSLDNGKIIVRKTIPRIKEFCDFLPQDFTIVLEKMRKDSSIRNFTKPRSPY from the coding sequence ATGACAACCGTGACTGTTACGCGACATGCACAAATAACCATCCCGAAAAAGATAAGGGAAGCACTTGGGATCAGAGGAGGAGAGAAAGTTGATGTGTCTCTTGATAACGGAAAAATCATTGTGAGAAAAACTATACCCAGAATAAAGGAGTTCTGCGACTTTCTGCCCCAAGATTTCACTATTGTACTTGAAAAAATGCGAAAAGATTCCAGTATTCGTAATTTTACAAAACCAAGGTCTCCTTATTGA
- a CDS encoding DUF4332 domain-containing protein: MKIRCMGKLSSSRRAIYEISMRMSVNVRVSGYVFTLLVAALLLTNGAAAQGQCDAADALLKAQLYDDALTNYTALLKQDPKLDCALNGINESQRAQAINSYELGRAYENASQVDLARNAYIEALKKNQTFTEAQQALEYLPGGNIPYWRDARSWIGRWGQPVGEIVIFLLGLYILISRIWPWLRSFYKEPRLDIQDFDKGATGLEIGKGMGAMMEESLMQLETSGGAHVHLVEAEMLPKIPVDVKSVSPQIKIMSDLIEWIIPSNVITLSGYLEKPGDSGAGLTLSIVENQTGNILSNITIWQKDYDPTATQSAVKDNDPVPYYCLVEPAAIWAHFQLRAAMEDAGKSAHRGINDWQSYAYLRAGMRWRIEGKDDKARLMFLNVLNRHENNLEALFNLGVMDTEAGEYERALERLELVRKDTKPDKIVWYKAEYQLAATSGYKGDLSKAEEEAKMLVKAIRETINELEKSKNKALKEFLISFYPMAVILYAGILVGKDNIKEAETQITSINQKKLSYRSRYNLACYYSHVGDNEKKKYSSTKAYQEALFHLEYALERGGTLVQWAQKDPSLKGVREFKETKTKFDEIIKKYGTSVPDTSDLLPLAGLAIIREAYARQLKEEGIFSHCDLILKADTPSLREELAKKLGISTTLLRRWALLADLMRIVGNTQYANLLEAADVGSLDALKKVSDPCELANLLSQVNKAQSLVKQLPPLENVQQWVQDARKTKPKVL, translated from the coding sequence ATGAAAATACGATGCATGGGAAAATTGAGTTCGTCCAGAAGAGCTATATATGAAATATCTATGCGGATGTCTGTGAATGTAAGGGTTTCAGGATATGTGTTTACGCTATTGGTTGCGGCATTGCTGCTCACAAACGGTGCGGCAGCGCAGGGACAATGCGATGCAGCCGATGCATTGCTTAAGGCACAGCTGTATGACGATGCCCTGACTAATTATACTGCTTTGCTGAAACAAGACCCAAAACTTGACTGCGCATTGAATGGAATCAATGAATCGCAGCGCGCACAGGCAATAAATTCCTACGAGTTAGGTCGGGCGTATGAGAATGCCAGTCAAGTGGATTTAGCCCGCAATGCTTATATCGAAGCCTTAAAGAAAAACCAGACATTCACGGAGGCTCAGCAGGCTCTGGAATATTTACCTGGAGGGAATATACCCTATTGGCGAGATGCCCGAAGCTGGATAGGGCGATGGGGACAGCCTGTGGGCGAGATTGTAATCTTCCTGCTGGGACTATACATCCTGATATCTCGGATTTGGCCATGGTTACGGAGCTTCTATAAGGAGCCACGATTGGACATCCAGGACTTCGACAAAGGAGCAACGGGACTTGAAATAGGGAAAGGAATGGGAGCGATGATGGAAGAGTCGCTTATGCAGTTAGAAACCAGTGGGGGTGCACATGTGCATCTAGTGGAGGCCGAAATGCTCCCTAAAATTCCTGTTGACGTTAAGTCGGTATCGCCGCAGATAAAGATCATGTCGGACTTGATTGAGTGGATAATTCCTTCGAATGTGATTACTCTATCAGGTTATTTGGAGAAGCCGGGGGATAGCGGTGCTGGGTTGACATTGTCTATTGTGGAGAACCAGACTGGGAATATCCTGAGTAACATTACGATCTGGCAGAAAGATTACGACCCGACAGCGACACAGTCCGCGGTGAAGGACAATGACCCGGTGCCGTACTATTGCTTGGTCGAACCGGCAGCAATCTGGGCCCACTTCCAATTGAGAGCTGCTATGGAAGATGCTGGGAAGTCTGCTCATAGAGGCATTAATGACTGGCAGAGTTACGCTTACTTACGAGCCGGCATGCGCTGGAGGATAGAAGGTAAAGATGACAAAGCGAGGCTAATGTTTCTGAATGTGCTGAACAGACATGAGAACAATTTGGAGGCACTATTCAACCTGGGAGTTATGGATACAGAAGCAGGAGAATATGAACGAGCGCTGGAGCGACTGGAGCTGGTAAGAAAAGACACTAAACCAGATAAGATTGTGTGGTACAAGGCTGAATACCAGTTGGCTGCCACCAGCGGGTACAAAGGCGACCTGTCCAAGGCAGAGGAGGAAGCGAAGATGTTGGTGAAAGCAATCCGGGAAACTATCAATGAACTGGAGAAAAGTAAAAACAAGGCATTGAAAGAGTTCCTGATATCGTTCTATCCGATGGCGGTTATCCTGTATGCGGGAATCCTGGTGGGCAAGGACAATATAAAGGAGGCTGAGACCCAGATCACGAGCATCAACCAAAAAAAACTCTCTTACAGGAGCCGGTATAACCTGGCCTGCTACTATTCCCATGTTGGTGATAATGAAAAGAAGAAATACTCTTCAACTAAGGCATATCAAGAAGCATTATTCCATCTGGAGTACGCCCTCGAAAGAGGAGGCACCCTCGTCCAGTGGGCTCAAAAAGACCCTTCGTTGAAAGGAGTACGTGAGTTTAAGGAGACAAAGACTAAATTTGATGAAATTATCAAGAAGTATGGAACTTCCGTACCTGACACTTCTGACCTGTTACCCTTAGCAGGCTTGGCAATTATCAGGGAGGCTTACGCCAGGCAACTTAAAGAGGAGGGAATATTCTCGCACTGCGACCTGATCCTGAAGGCTGATACACCATCATTACGGGAAGAGCTGGCGAAAAAGCTCGGCATCAGCACCACGCTCCTGCGGCGGTGGGCGCTCCTGGCTGATCTGATGCGCATCGTAGGGAACACACAGTATGCCAACCTGCTGGAAGCTGCAGATGTGGGCTCGCTTGATGCTCTTAAGAAGGTAAGCGACCCGTGTGAACTGGCAAATTTGTTAAGCCAAGTTAACAAGGCACAATCTTTGGTGAAGCAATTGCCGCCTCTGGAAAATGTTCAGCAGTGGGTGCAGGATGCCAGGAAGACTAAGCCCAAGGTCTTGTAG
- a CDS encoding helix-turn-helix domain-containing protein gives MAKTMDKYLYSETAAVQDVYTRKIGQLSPSVKLVFKVLEYKGLLTQKELVAESYLPPRTVRYALSRLKKEGILEERLYYKDARQCLYGVKSPQQDELLSNFACGMV, from the coding sequence ATGGCAAAAACGATGGATAAATACCTTTATTCCGAAACCGCAGCCGTTCAGGACGTTTACACCCGAAAGATAGGACAGTTATCCCCTTCGGTTAAACTCGTTTTCAAGGTGCTTGAATACAAAGGTCTTCTTACGCAGAAAGAGCTCGTGGCTGAGAGTTACTTGCCCCCGCGAACGGTGCGCTATGCCTTGAGCAGGTTAAAAAAGGAAGGCATCCTTGAAGAGCGGCTCTATTATAAGGATGCGCGCCAGTGCCTCTATGGTGTGAAAAGCCCTCAGCAAGACGAGTTATTGTCAAACTTCGCGTGCGGCATGGTATAG
- the gatA gene encoding Asp-tRNA(Asn)/Glu-tRNA(Gln) amidotransferase subunit GatA — MVSINELKERIHAESSLEIVLEYFEKIESSRLNAFITQAKESALSRAREIDSEGHDGALAGIPVAIKDNISTKGIQTTCASKILTGYVPPYDAHVIERLKEAGAVIIGKTNMDEFAMGTSTETSFYGATRNPWNLDRVPGGSSGGSAAVVAGGEAPLALGSDTGGSVRCPASFCGIVGLKPTYGVVSRYGLIAYANSLEQIGPFATNVRDLAALFDVISGYDPRDSTSVARETNYSSALRNDVTGLKIGVPEEYFGEGTDENVEKAVWDAIHTLEDLGASRMKVKMPHTKYALSAYYIIAMSEASSNLARFDGMRYGLRTEDSDWHTTFSQARAAGFGDEVKRRILLGTYALSAGYHDKYYLKALKVRTLIKQDFERAFRDADVLITPTMPYPAFKLGEKIDDPLSLYLADVDTVPINLAGVPSISVPCGFSEGLPIGMQIIGKHFDETTILRTAYTFEENTDFHTRRPEGL; from the coding sequence ATGGTAAGTATCAATGAGCTGAAAGAAAGAATCCATGCCGAGTCTTCTCTCGAAATTGTTCTTGAGTATTTTGAGAAGATAGAATCCAGCAGACTGAATGCCTTTATCACCCAGGCAAAAGAAAGTGCGCTTTCCCGTGCCAGGGAAATAGATTCAGAAGGTCATGATGGAGCCCTTGCAGGCATACCTGTGGCAATCAAGGACAATATTTCCACAAAAGGTATCCAGACCACCTGTGCCTCAAAGATTCTGACAGGCTATGTCCCTCCATACGATGCCCATGTTATCGAGAGGCTAAAAGAAGCTGGCGCAGTGATTATAGGCAAGACAAATATGGACGAGTTTGCCATGGGTACCTCTACTGAGACAAGTTTCTACGGTGCTACAAGGAACCCGTGGAACCTGGATAGGGTGCCAGGGGGGTCTTCCGGAGGCAGCGCAGCAGTAGTTGCAGGAGGAGAAGCGCCGCTTGCCCTCGGTTCCGATACAGGCGGCTCTGTCCGCTGCCCTGCTTCGTTCTGCGGCATTGTCGGATTAAAACCAACATACGGCGTTGTATCCCGCTATGGGCTTATCGCCTATGCCAACTCACTTGAGCAGATAGGACCGTTTGCCACGAATGTCCGCGACCTTGCAGCGCTTTTTGATGTAATCTCTGGTTACGACCCTCGCGACTCCACATCCGTAGCGCGAGAAACAAATTATTCGTCAGCATTAAGAAACGATGTAACTGGTTTAAAAATAGGGGTGCCTGAAGAATATTTTGGGGAAGGAACGGATGAAAATGTGGAAAAAGCTGTCTGGGATGCGATTCATACGCTTGAAGACCTCGGAGCAAGCCGAATGAAAGTAAAGATGCCACATACGAAATATGCACTTTCTGCATATTACATAATAGCCATGAGCGAAGCCTCTTCCAACCTTGCGCGCTTTGACGGCATGAGATACGGTCTCAGGACTGAGGATTCGGACTGGCATACCACATTCTCGCAGGCGAGGGCAGCAGGGTTTGGAGACGAAGTAAAGCGAAGGATTCTTTTAGGCACATACGCACTCTCTGCAGGGTATCATGACAAGTATTATTTAAAAGCCCTGAAGGTAAGAACTCTAATAAAGCAGGATTTTGAGCGCGCATTCAGGGATGCGGATGTCCTTATCACGCCCACAATGCCTTATCCTGCATTCAAACTCGGGGAAAAAATAGATGACCCGCTCTCGCTGTATCTCGCAGATGTGGATACCGTGCCCATAAACCTTGCCGGCGTTCCCTCTATTTCAGTGCCGTGCGGCTTTTCAGAAGGGCTTCCAATCGGGATGCAGATAATCGGGAAGCATTTTGATGAAACCACGATATTGCGCACTGCTTATACGTTTGAAGAGAATACGGATTTCCATACCAGAAGACCGGAGGGATTGTAA
- the gatC gene encoding Asp-tRNA(Asn)/Glu-tRNA(Gln) amidotransferase subunit GatC, whose amino-acid sequence MISKKDLEHIAWLSRLELSEEDKEKYTPKLNSVLDYFGELDEVDTEGVEPAYHILPMNNVFRDDVENVPTRSLPQEEVLSNAPKKQDGFFKAPRMM is encoded by the coding sequence ATGATATCCAAAAAAGACCTTGAGCACATAGCATGGTTATCCCGCCTTGAATTAAGCGAGGAAGACAAGGAAAAATACACGCCCAAACTTAATTCGGTTCTTGATTATTTCGGGGAGCTTGATGAGGTAGATACGGAAGGTGTTGAACCTGCATACCACATCCTGCCGATGAACAATGTTTTCAGGGACGATGTTGAAAATGTCCCCACACGCTCGCTGCCGCAGGAGGAAGTGCTTTCCAATGCCCCGAAAAAGCAGGATGGTTTCTTCAAAGCTCCAAGGATGATGTAA
- a CDS encoding ORC1-type DNA replication protein, with the protein MKDLLAWDQTLFKDSELFELDHVPEHFLHRDAQLQALMYSIRPGLGGSRPLNSLCIGAPGTGKTTAVLKIFEEIEKHTPKIIPVLVNCQVNSTRYAVYSQIFKKLIGYAPPSSGVSFKKIFSEVVKHIAEREKVLVVALDDMNYLFYENEVNEVLYSLLRAHETHPGARVGVIAVLSDTGVPHLLDPKVESVFLPEEIKFPQYSYDEIKDILSNRAKLGFYPNVLDSGVLEKITEHTFALGDLRVGIDLLKRAALNAERRASRTIAPQDVETAYEKSRLVHLSYMMRALKKDEKILLGLIADFPQSNSGELYERFHSKTALGYTRFYEMLNKLGSVKLIDADFTGKGERGRSRVVKLRYHPEEVRARL; encoded by the coding sequence ATGAAAGACCTTCTCGCGTGGGACCAGACATTATTCAAAGACAGCGAGCTCTTCGAGCTTGACCACGTACCCGAGCATTTTCTCCACAGGGATGCGCAGTTGCAGGCTCTGATGTACAGCATCCGTCCTGGGCTGGGCGGCTCTCGACCCCTGAACTCCCTGTGCATCGGCGCTCCCGGCACAGGCAAGACCACGGCTGTGCTTAAGATTTTCGAGGAAATAGAGAAGCACACGCCTAAAATAATCCCGGTGCTTGTGAACTGCCAGGTAAATTCCACAAGATATGCCGTGTATTCCCAGATTTTCAAGAAGCTTATAGGGTATGCTCCTCCTTCATCCGGCGTTTCTTTCAAAAAGATTTTCAGCGAAGTGGTAAAACACATCGCTGAGCGCGAGAAAGTGCTTGTGGTAGCGCTCGATGACATGAATTATCTTTTCTACGAGAATGAGGTCAATGAGGTGCTTTATTCGCTGCTGCGGGCGCACGAGACGCATCCAGGAGCGCGTGTGGGCGTTATAGCAGTACTGAGCGATACAGGCGTTCCGCATCTGCTTGACCCGAAAGTGGAATCCGTGTTTTTGCCTGAGGAGATAAAATTCCCGCAGTATTCATACGATGAAATAAAAGATATCCTGTCAAACCGCGCAAAGCTCGGGTTTTATCCAAACGTGCTTGATAGCGGCGTTCTTGAGAAGATTACAGAACACACATTTGCTCTCGGGGATTTACGTGTGGGGATAGACCTCTTAAAACGCGCCGCTCTTAACGCAGAGCGCCGTGCAAGCAGGACGATAGCCCCGCAGGATGTTGAGACTGCCTATGAAAAATCGCGGCTTGTGCACCTTTCGTATATGATGCGGGCGTTGAAAAAGGATGAGAAGATTCTTCTTGGACTGATAGCCGATTTCCCGCAGTCCAATTCAGGCGAGCTTTATGAGAGGTTCCACTCAAAGACCGCCCTCGGCTACACGCGCTTCTATGAGATGCTGAACAAGCTCGGCTCTGTCAAACTAATAGATGCTGATTTTACAGGCAAGGGGGAGCGCGGGAGAAGCAGAGTGGTAAAGCTTCGGTATCATCCTGAGGAAGTCCGTGCAAGGCTGTGA
- a CDS encoding M50 family metallopeptidase: MDRSSSREIVHLVASLIVLTIAFTPYPSLSRETLLISAFGVGIGFMLHELAHKFTAQKYGYVADYEASPMGLLLALGLSFVTKGNFVFAAPGAVMIRGKRALYSPPEDRYWESLQSAKEFAYISVSGAIVNLILAVSFITASFFVMPSGLAYEVLSRGAFINVFLAGFNMIPFGPLDGAKVWRYNPVLWAMIGIPAIVLFFILQ; the protein is encoded by the coding sequence ATGGATAGGAGCAGTTCAAGGGAGATAGTGCATCTCGTTGCATCCCTAATAGTTCTAACTATTGCGTTTACTCCCTATCCCAGTTTAAGTCGTGAAACACTGTTAATATCAGCTTTTGGAGTGGGGATAGGTTTCATGCTACATGAACTAGCCCATAAATTCACAGCTCAAAAATATGGCTATGTTGCTGACTATGAAGCAAGTCCAATGGGTCTTCTTTTAGCGCTTGGTCTTTCTTTTGTCACTAAAGGTAATTTCGTATTCGCTGCACCTGGTGCTGTAATGATTCGCGGCAAAAGAGCGTTGTACAGCCCGCCTGAAGACCGCTACTGGGAGTCTCTCCAGAGCGCAAAGGAGTTTGCATACATCTCGGTTTCTGGTGCGATAGTGAATCTTATACTTGCGGTATCTTTTATTACCGCTTCATTCTTCGTTATGCCTTCTGGCCTAGCATACGAGGTTCTCAGTAGGGGCGCCTTTATCAATGTGTTCCTTGCAGGATTCAACATGATACCTTTCGGACCGCTTGATGGTGCAAAAGTGTGGCGCTACAACCCGGTATTATGGGCGATGATAGGAATTCCGGCGATTGTCTTGTTTTTTATTCTTCAATAA
- a CDS encoding DUF6516 family protein, with protein sequence MLENFLADLKASLTASPIVKDIEILDEFITSVSGFLDCRVLMIDGSELFVSEYITILKDRIKRDKYSYHLQKNDELIIRWDNAPHHREVSTFPDHVHRKDGVHESKEMTAEDILEELSVIVQEGF encoded by the coding sequence ATGCTTGAGAACTTCCTTGCTGATCTCAAGGCATCTTTAACCGCATCTCCGATTGTTAAGGATATTGAGATACTTGATGAATTCATCACCTCTGTTTCTGGATTTTTGGATTGCAGGGTTCTGATGATTGATGGGTCAGAACTATTTGTTTCTGAATATATCACTATTCTTAAGGACAGGATAAAACGCGATAAATATTCGTATCATCTCCAAAAAAATGATGAACTTATAATAAGATGGGACAATGCGCCTCATCATAGAGAAGTTTCCACTTTTCCAGACCATGTGCACAGGAAAGATGGAGTTCATGAGTCAAAAGAGATGACCGCGGAAGATATACTGGAAGAGCTTTCAGTGATAGTTCAGGAAGGATTTTAA